From one Sphingomonas sp. BT-65 genomic stretch:
- a CDS encoding LysR family transcriptional regulator has translation MDLHGIDLNLLVAFDALIAERNVTRAGLRIGRTQPAMSAALGRLRDLLQDELFVRGPKGLQPTPRALELAEPISRALRDIQHTLVFTQAFEPSAASITFSLGLSGHAESVVLPPLLQILAARAPLIDLRVRDYATRDEATRMLDAGEVDVAIGLPPVDRGRILSARLFQERFVCILRRDHPAASRALDLERFLSLPHILVSPENEGLDVADAALASKGLKRRVALTIQHMASAPALVAASDMVATVLESVVRRSGCAEQLNVSDFPLRLNPVPFVLNWHRRNDQHPAQRWFRACLSGAFPHVWQRSEQVCADLRQQYY, from the coding sequence ATGGACTTGCATGGCATCGATCTCAACTTGCTGGTGGCATTCGACGCGTTGATCGCCGAACGAAACGTCACCCGCGCCGGCCTGCGAATTGGCCGCACCCAGCCGGCGATGAGCGCGGCGTTGGGCCGCCTGCGCGATCTGCTCCAGGACGAACTGTTCGTCCGGGGACCCAAAGGCCTGCAGCCTACGCCGCGTGCGCTCGAGCTGGCGGAACCGATTTCGCGCGCGTTGCGCGATATCCAACACACGCTGGTCTTCACGCAGGCGTTCGAGCCGAGCGCTGCGTCGATTACTTTCTCGCTCGGCTTGTCGGGCCATGCCGAAAGCGTCGTGTTGCCGCCGCTGTTGCAGATCCTCGCGGCCCGCGCACCGCTTATCGATCTCCGCGTCCGCGACTACGCTACGCGGGACGAGGCAACGCGGATGCTCGATGCCGGCGAAGTCGACGTGGCAATCGGCCTGCCGCCCGTCGATCGTGGGCGCATTCTGTCCGCCCGCCTGTTTCAGGAACGGTTCGTCTGCATCCTGCGGAGGGACCATCCCGCCGCGAGCCGGGCACTCGACCTTGAACGTTTCCTGTCGCTCCCGCACATCCTCGTCTCGCCGGAGAACGAAGGGCTGGACGTGGCCGATGCGGCGCTCGCCAGCAAGGGTCTGAAGCGTCGGGTGGCGCTGACCATACAGCATATGGCGAGCGCGCCCGCACTGGTCGCCGCCTCCGACATGGTCGCTACGGTTCTTGAAAGTGTCGTACGGCGGTCGGGCTGCGCGGAGCAGCTGAATGTCAGCGACTTCCCGCTGCGCCTGAACCCCGTACCCTTCGTCCTCAACTGGCACCGCCGGAACGACCAACACCCCGCCCAACGTTGGTTCCGCGCCTGCCTGTCCGGTGCTTTCCCCCATGTTTGGCAGAGATCGGAGCAGGTCTGTGCGGATCTCCGACAGCAATATTATTGA
- a CDS encoding MBL fold metallo-hydrolase yields MCNNHQKAIVADDTPAFFAIDRYGFPEAGEHPADPPHYYPPYFSSEKFQTLGYHVEELRDGFYWVTSGGYDAAFVVTEDGVIAIDAPPTIGENMLAAIEEVTDKAVTHVIYSHWHTDHIGAASVFGSGVEIVAHAITKELLERFPDPNRPIPTLTFDKDYTLNVGGVTLELSYKGENHCPGNIFIYAPAHRVLTVIDIISPGSATFMHCDASQNIMGWYQAQQQLTEFDFDFLVAGHHMTYGTPETVKASIEYFADVLDGAQAAVDRFSRSDALIGILDGAGWDKVFVGTENWINSMANYATKYVLEKRSSNGQLWSERLAGVTTQTKYHAYTVLESIRLERPRPNYRLRGENAPPFLT; encoded by the coding sequence ATGTGCAACAATCACCAGAAGGCGATCGTCGCCGACGACACGCCAGCGTTCTTCGCGATCGACCGCTACGGCTTTCCCGAAGCGGGCGAGCATCCGGCCGATCCGCCGCACTACTATCCACCCTATTTCAGCAGCGAGAAATTTCAGACCCTCGGCTACCATGTCGAGGAGCTTCGCGACGGCTTCTACTGGGTCACCAGCGGTGGGTACGACGCGGCCTTCGTCGTGACGGAAGACGGCGTGATCGCGATCGACGCACCTCCGACGATCGGCGAAAACATGCTGGCGGCGATCGAGGAGGTCACCGACAAGGCGGTGACACACGTCATCTACAGCCATTGGCACACCGACCATATCGGCGCCGCATCGGTGTTCGGCTCCGGCGTGGAGATCGTCGCGCACGCGATCACCAAGGAATTGCTCGAACGCTTTCCCGACCCGAACCGCCCGATCCCGACTCTGACGTTCGACAAGGATTACACGCTGAACGTCGGCGGCGTGACTCTGGAGTTGTCGTACAAGGGCGAGAACCACTGCCCCGGCAACATCTTCATCTATGCGCCGGCCCATAGAGTGCTGACCGTCATCGACATCATCAGCCCCGGCAGCGCCACCTTCATGCATTGCGATGCGTCGCAGAACATCATGGGCTGGTATCAGGCGCAACAGCAGTTGACGGAGTTCGACTTCGACTTCCTGGTCGCCGGTCACCACATGACTTACGGCACACCCGAGACGGTGAAGGCCTCGATCGAATACTTCGCCGACGTCCTCGACGGCGCACAAGCCGCGGTCGACCGCTTCTCCCGCTCCGACGCGCTGATCGGCATCCTCGACGGTGCGGGCTGGGACAAAGTTTTCGTGGGAACAGAGAACTGGATCAACTCGATGGCGAACTACGCCACGAAGTATGTGCTCGAGAAGCGCAGCAGCAACGGGCAGCTGTGGTCGGAACGGCTGGCCGGGGTGACCACCCAGACGAAATATCACGCCTACACGGTGCTGGAGTCGATCAGGCTCGAGCGCCCGCGGCCGAACTATCGCCTGCGCGGCGAGAACGCGCCGCCCTTCCTGACCTGA